The following proteins are encoded in a genomic region of Takifugu rubripes chromosome 21, fTakRub1.2, whole genome shotgun sequence:
- the inpp5l gene encoding inositol polyphosphate-5-phosphatase A, which produces METFTDVLLVTANVGSLFDNVGDIQHDWLQELYKTVHSHKPQFIALHFQEVGGKDYMVNMGHAENFFWKIESSEEMKDFDRVCIYVDNNFQAEDSFTALGSMYFIHNTLNDIYQYDFHDKDYKAVSGHSKHVASLNGITTVEKEKFPKNFWPDFKWSRKGFMRTRWIVHNQALDLVNVHLFHDASNLIACNSSPSIYSANRKNALRYVISRISDARHPPAPFFLFGDFNFRLDALSLVQHLSTSADVQTVRKDSSDEVERIICEEKDNDHQVLLHIEEKLFAYLHQAVFRENNGRALLKYDKEVSAFYDVIQEESIQFPPSYPYSEEYSQPTQYMNTRCPAWCDRVLVSHTAQKFIGKRVDDDDDDGGKKIVYNTVGPNVCMGDHKPVFLFFSLKTNGH; this is translated from the exons ATGGAAACCTTCACCGACGTGCTGCTCGTCACCGCCAACGTGGGCTCGCTCTTCGACAAT GTTGGTGACATCCAACACGACTGGTTACAGGAACTCTATAAG ACTGTCCACAGCCACAAGCCACAGTTCATTGCCTTGCACTTCCAGGAGGTTGGAGGAAAGGACTATATGGTCAACATGGGCCATGCTGAAAACTTCTTTTG GAAAATTGAGTCGAGTGAGGAAATGAAGGATTTCGACAGGGTTTGCATTTATGTGGACAACAACTTCCAAGCGGAGGACAGCTTCACC GCTTTGGGGAGCATGTACTTTATCCACAACACGCTGAACGACATCTACCAGTATGATTTCCACG ACAAAGACTATAAAGCAGTGTCAGGGCACAGCAAGCACGTGGCCTCTCTGAACGGCATCACCAcagtggagaaagaaaaattCCCAAAGAATTTTTGGCCGGAT TTCAAGTGGTCCAGAAAGGGCTTCATGAGGACCCGCTGGATCGTGCACAACCA AGCTCTGGACCTGGTCAACGTCCACCTGTTCCACGACGCTTCCAACCTCATCGCCTGCAACTCCAGTCCTTCCATTTACTCGGCGAACCGCAAAAACGCTCTCAGATATGTCATCAGCAG GATATCAGATGCCCGCCACCCTCCTGCCCCGTTCTTCCTATTTGGAGATTTCAACTTCCGCCTGGACGCGCTGAGTCTGGTCCAG CATCTGTCCACATCTGCAGACGTGCAAACTGTGAGGAAAGACAGCAGCGACGAAGTGGAGAGAATCAtctgtgaggaaaaagacaatgACCACCAG GTGCTGCTTCACATTGAGGAAAAGCTCTTTGCTTACCTGCATCAGGCGGTTTTCAGGGAGAACAACGGCAGAGCA CTCTTAAAATATGACAAGGAAGTATCTGCCTTTTATGATGTTATCCAAGAAGAGAGCATTCAATTTCCACCCAG CTACCCTTACAGCGAAGAGTACTCTCAACCAACACAGTACATGAACACGCGCTGTCCTGCCTGGTGTGACCGTGTCCTCGTCTCACACACTGCCCAGAAGTTCATCGGcaag AgagttgatgatgatgatgacgatggtgggAAGAAGATTGTTTACAACACAGTGGGTCCTAACGTCTGTATGGGAGACCACAAG CCAGTGTTCCTGTTCTTCTCCTTAAAAACAAATGGACATTGA
- the nkx6.3 gene encoding homeobox protein Nkx-6.3, with protein MDPNIQGSFLFTNSLNQFPSDLKAPMCQYSVSNSFYKLNPGLNSQLQAGTPHGISDILSRSMMGMGSTGTTTLLSGYSTMGGFGPSVNNASVYYNRDYNSNLGGFAKPGAECPMKGRSVSCWAESGCDWRGGRQQCANSSGPLEEVPGRKKHTRPTFSGHQIFTLEKTFEQTKYLAGPERARLAYSLGMSESQVKVWFQNRRTKWRKKSASEPSSTQSSQGAPGGDTSENEVEDEEYNKPLDPDSDDDKIRLLLRKHRRAFSVLRLGPHHV; from the exons ATGGATCCGAACATCCAGGGGTCTTTCCTGTTCACCAACAGCCTGAACCAATTTCCCTCGGACCTGAAGGCCCCGATGTGCCAGTACTCGGTGTCCAATTCCTTCTACAAGCTCAACCCGGGCCTCAACAGCCAGCTGCAGGCGGGCACCCCGCACGGCATCAGTGACATCCTGAGCCGCTCCATGATGGGCATGGGCTCCACGGGCACCACCACGCTGCTGTCGGGATACTCCACCATGGGGGGGTTCGGCCCCTCGGTCAATAACGCGTCCGTGTACTACAACCGAGACTACAACTCTAACCTCGGCGGCTTCGCCAAGCCCGGCGCCGAGTGTCCCATGAAGGGTCGCAGCGTGAGCTGCTGGGCGGAGAGCGGCTGCGACTGGAGGGGAGGCAGGCAGCAGTGCGCCAACA GCAGCGGTCCCCTGGAAGAGGTGCCTGGCAGGAAGAAACACACCAGACCAACATTCAGCGGCCACCAGATCTTCACTCTGGAGAAAACGTTTGAGCAGACAAAGTACTTGGCAGGACCTGAAAGAGCGAGACTGGCTTATTCTCTGGGCATGAGCGAATCCCAAGTCAAG gtgtggtTCCAGAACCGGCGCACCAAGTGGCGGAAGAAAAGCGCGTCGGAGCCGAGCTCCACGCAGTCCAGTCAGGGAGCTCCGGGCGGAGACACCTCGGAGAACGAGGTGGAGGACGAGGAGTACAACAAGCCGCTGGACCCCGACTCGGACGACGACAAGATCCGCCTGCTGCTGCGCAAACACCGCCGGGCCTTCTCCGTGCTGCGCCTCGGGCCGCACCACGTCTGA
- the LOC101070777 gene encoding E3 ubiquitin-protein ligase NEURL3, with protein sequence MTKDPDAHYSGVESMLSHRCGGSCLGPLTFHCQVFGDKVSLSQGGRLARRGGSTFKNGLVFSSRPLGIQEKIHLKVVTTTTGWHGALRLGFTNVQPAARGLPLPPMAIPDLTQKPGHWAIAVPESCCTVGSELKFWVSSRGKVYMRVNNSNRDEEILSGVDVSRPLWAMIDIYGQTSCIYLQGSEKRGRFRTKRSCPAPQHIILPDIGRSSVTPDRTSCEDTSCHHRKLPADNEGTDCVVCMEREATNTLTCGHRCLCQSCTGRIILEFGSCPLCRHQIGAPLRT encoded by the exons ATGACGAAGGATCCCGACGCACATTATTCTG GTGTGGAGTCGATGCTGTCCCACCGCTGTGGTGGTTCCTGCCTCGGCCCTCTGACCTTCCACTGTCAGGTCTTTGGAGACAAGGTCAGCCTGAGTCAGGGCGGTCGGCTCGCCAGGAGGGGCGGATCAACCTTCAAAAACGGCCTGGTGTTCAGCAGCCGCCCGCTGGGGATCCAGGAGAAGATCCATCTGAAGGTGGTGACGACTACAACGGGCTGGCACGGCGCCCTGCGCCTGGGCTTCACCAACGTGCAGCCTGCAGCCAGAgggctgcccctcccccccatggCCATACCCGACCTCACCCAGAAACCGGGCCACTGGGCGATCGCTGTGCCTGAATCCTGCTGCACGGTCGGTTCAGAGCTGAAGTTCTGGGTATCTTCTAGAGGAAAGGTGTATATGCGcgtcaacaacagcaacagagatGAGGAGATTCTCAGTGGAGTCGATGTCAGCAGGCCGCTGTGGGCCATGATTGACATCTATGGACAAACAAGCTGCATTTACCTCCAAG GCTCAGAAAAACGAGGAAGGTTCCGTACGAAGCGATCCTGTCCTGCGCCTCAACACATCATCCTACCTGATATTGGCCGCAGCAGCGTGACCCCTGACAGGACCAGTTGTGAGGACACGTCCTGTCATCACAGAAAGCTCCCAGCAG ATAACGAGGGGACAGACTGTGTGGTGTGCATGGAAAGAGAGGCCACCAACACTTTGACTTGTGGTCATCGgtgtctctgtcagagctgcacCGGCAGAATCATCCTGGAGTTTGGCAGCTGCCCGCTGTGTCGACACCAGATCGGAGCTCCACTGAGGACGTGA
- the LOC101071005 gene encoding E3 ubiquitin-protein ligase NEURL3-like, with protein MTKDLDAHYSGVESMLSHRCGGSCLGPLTFHCQVFGDKVSLSQGGRLARRGGSTFKNGLVFSSRPLGIQEKIHLKVVTTTTGWQGAMRVGFTDVQPAARGLPLPPMAIPDLTQKPGHWAVAVPESCCTVGSELKFWVSSRGKVYMRVNNSNRDEEILSGVDVSRPLWAMIDIYGQTSCIYLQGSEKRGRFRTKRSCPAPQHIILPDIGRSGVTPDRTSCEDTSCHPRKLPADNEGTDCVVCMAREATNTLTCGHRCLCQSCAGRIILEFGSCPLCRHQIGAPLRT; from the exons ATGACGAAGGATCTCGACGCACATTATTCTG GTGTGGAGTCGATGCTGTCCCACCGCTGTGGTGGTTCCTGCCTCGGCCCTCTGACCTTCCACTGTCAGGTCTTTGGAGACAAGGTCAGCCTGAGTCAGGGCGGTCGGCTCGCCAGGAGGGGCGGATCAACCTTCAAAAACGGCCTGGTGTTCAGCAGCCGCCCGCTGGGGATCCAGGAGAAGATCCATCTGAAGGTGGTGACGACTACAACGGGCTGGCAGGGCGCCATGCGCGTGGGCTTCACCGACGTGCAGCCTGCAGCCAGAgggctgcccctcccccccatggCCATACCCGACCTCACCCAGAAACCGGGCCACTGGGCGGTCGCTGTGCCTGAATCCTGCTGCACGGTCGGTTCAGAGCTGAAGTTCTGGGTATCTTCTAGAGGAAAGGTGTATATGCGcgtcaacaacagcaacagagatGAGGAGATTCTCAGCGGAGTCGATGTCAGCAGGCCGCTGTGGGCCATGATTGACATCTATGGACAAACAAGCTGCATTTACCTCCAAG GCTCAGAAAAACGAGGAAGGTTCCGTACGAAGCGATCCTGTCCTGCGCCTCAACACATCATCCTACCTGATATTGGCCGCAGCGGCGTGACCCCTGACAGGACCAGTTGTGAGGACACGTCCTGTCATCCCAGAAAGCTCCCAGCAG ATAACGAGGGGACGGACTGTGTGGTGTGCATGGCAAGAGAGGCCACCAACACTTTGACTTGTGGTCATCGgtgtctctgtcagagctgcgcCGGCAGAATCATCCTGGAGTTTGGCAGCTGCCCGCTGTGTCGACACCAGATCGGAGCTCCACTGAGGACGTGA